One region of Anaeromyxobacter paludicola genomic DNA includes:
- a CDS encoding 2-oxoacid:acceptor oxidoreductase subunit alpha, which translates to MQREPVVNDFAIRVATQNGSGSQSSNTVLLRALFQMGIPVSGKNLFPSNIAGLPTWYTIRLSRRGYVARKREVDLLVAMNPATVAEDVAALRPGAAVLYDAPLRPAAPPPGLVAYALPFDQLAAAACPEARLRKLVKNMCYVGALASLLGIELEEVERAVGRQFAEKARARELNLAAARAGFEGARAGLVKEDPFRVERMDGNRGKLLVDGNTAGAAGSLFGGVTVLAWYPITPSSSLAEALIGYLAEHRRAKDGKATYAVVQAEDELAAAGAVLGAGWAGARAMTATSGPGVSLMSEFAGLGYYAEIPAVIWDVQRAGPSTGLPTRTAQGDLLSTAFLSHGDTRQVLLLPGTAEECFELGWRAFDVAEALQTPVFVLSDLDLGMNVWTASPFAYPDGPIRRGKVLAKEDLDRLGGFARYGDVDGDGVGWRTLPGTPHPAAAYFTRGTGHDDRSAYSEDPGTFERNLARLSRKLDRARELLPAPLVEGAGAEVGIVACGSSHHAVVEARDQLREERGLETDYLRVRAWPFAGAVRDFVAAHRRVYVVDQNRDGQLAALLKLDLPEALVPRLRGAAHLDGLPLDARTVTELVLAQEDAP; encoded by the coding sequence ATGCAGCGGGAGCCCGTCGTCAACGACTTCGCCATCCGGGTCGCCACCCAGAACGGCTCGGGCTCGCAGAGCAGCAACACGGTGCTCCTGCGGGCCCTGTTCCAGATGGGGATCCCGGTCTCGGGCAAGAACCTCTTCCCCTCCAACATCGCCGGGCTGCCCACCTGGTACACCATCCGGCTCTCGCGGCGCGGGTACGTCGCGCGCAAGCGCGAGGTGGACCTGCTCGTGGCGATGAACCCGGCCACGGTGGCCGAGGACGTGGCGGCGCTCCGGCCGGGCGCCGCGGTGCTCTACGACGCCCCGCTCCGGCCGGCGGCGCCGCCCCCCGGGCTCGTCGCCTACGCGCTCCCCTTCGACCAGCTCGCCGCGGCGGCCTGCCCCGAGGCGCGCCTGCGCAAGCTCGTGAAGAACATGTGCTACGTGGGGGCCCTCGCCTCCCTGCTCGGGATCGAGCTCGAGGAGGTGGAGCGCGCGGTCGGCCGGCAGTTCGCGGAGAAGGCCAGGGCGCGCGAGCTCAACCTCGCGGCGGCGCGCGCCGGCTTCGAGGGGGCGCGCGCCGGCCTCGTGAAGGAGGACCCCTTCCGCGTCGAGCGGATGGACGGGAACCGGGGGAAGCTCCTCGTGGACGGCAACACCGCGGGGGCGGCCGGGTCGCTGTTCGGCGGCGTCACCGTGCTCGCCTGGTACCCCATCACCCCGTCCTCCTCGCTGGCCGAGGCGCTCATCGGCTACCTCGCCGAGCACCGCCGGGCGAAGGACGGCAAGGCGACCTACGCCGTGGTCCAGGCCGAGGACGAGCTCGCCGCGGCCGGCGCGGTGCTTGGGGCCGGCTGGGCGGGCGCCCGGGCCATGACCGCCACCAGCGGTCCGGGCGTGTCGCTCATGAGCGAGTTCGCCGGGCTCGGCTACTACGCCGAGATCCCGGCGGTGATCTGGGACGTGCAGCGGGCCGGTCCCTCGACCGGCCTCCCCACCCGCACCGCGCAGGGCGACCTCCTCTCGACCGCCTTCCTCTCCCACGGTGACACCCGCCAGGTGCTGCTGCTCCCCGGCACGGCGGAGGAGTGCTTCGAGCTGGGGTGGCGCGCCTTCGACGTCGCCGAGGCGCTGCAGACGCCGGTGTTCGTCCTCTCCGACCTCGACCTCGGCATGAACGTCTGGACGGCGTCGCCGTTCGCCTACCCGGACGGCCCGATCCGGCGGGGCAAGGTGCTCGCGAAGGAGGACCTCGACCGGCTCGGCGGCTTCGCCCGCTACGGCGACGTGGACGGCGACGGGGTGGGGTGGCGCACGCTGCCGGGCACGCCGCACCCGGCGGCCGCCTACTTCACCCGCGGCACCGGCCACGACGATCGCTCCGCCTACAGCGAGGACCCGGGCACCTTCGAGCGGAACCTGGCGCGCCTCTCTCGCAAGCTCGACCGGGCGCGCGAGCTCCTGCCGGCGCCCCTGGTCGAGGGCGCCGGCGCGGAGGTCGGGATCGTGGCCTGCGGCAGCTCGCACCACGCGGTCGTCGAGGCGCGCGACCAGCTCCGGGAGGAGCGCGGCCTCGAGACCGACTACCTGCGCGTCCGGGCCTGGCCCTTCGCCGGGGCGGTGCGCGACTTCGTCGCCGCGCACCGCCGGGTCTACGTGGTGGACCAGAACCGGGACGGGCAGCTCGCCGCGCTGCTCAAGCTCGACCTGCCGGAGGCGCTCGTGCCCCGGCTGCGCGGCGCCGCCCACCTCGACGGGCTGCCGCTCGACGCCCGGACCGTGACCGAGCTCGTGCTCGCCCAGGAGGACGCGCCGTGA
- a CDS encoding DUF3683 domain-containing protein, producing the protein MAAPTPREIPFNYTSADDRQAVTFLLGPAVWQKLEELRSRRVTGRSARLLMRFLGEILIHRRNPFLYEELISSRSRRRRFFDNIAQDLSVIAENAAEPEVRDILAACRKLLGEFRSEVDDAPDFRARLKSQLGAVVGKENVLTDPFTLVSHATDATDWRLHLPVAVVMPSEEAQVGPLLATIGQLGLSAIPRGAGTGLTGGAVPVRPGCVVVNTEKLDRIRSVTERSFTLADGRTVKSAVMELEAGVITEHAMNHAAERGLVFATDPTSAWACSIGGNIAENAGGKTCVLWGTCIDNLLAWRMALPDGSHVTIHRVDHQLRKILPADPVTFEVRDARGEKLRTVALTGAEIRKNGLWKDITNKALKGLPGVQKEGTDGVITSAAFVLYPAYERSTTLCLEFFGPDMDEASRVILDLAEAFPNRGEEVLQALEHFDDQYVRAIQYKVKAPRSETPKAVLLIDVVGHAQEQVARGVETIRRLLEPHENTFLFVARDAEEGTRFWQDRKKLGAIAKRTNAFKLNEDIVLPLTALAEFARFCDAVNVDEERHNQEAVVARAMEVLGQAAEDEAQLLAGKVARAIARCVKAMEALRDAGEKELRALSVLKQLREDLLETVAGYEGVEAALQAAYDEVRARRIVIATHMHAGDGNVHVNIPVLSNDRTMMRRAEATVDRVMEKVDALGGVCSGEHGIGITKIKYLDRAIVEELSAYRRTVDPRGMMNPGKLEDVDVLEQVFTPSFNLLELEARILQHGQLGELAAKIATCVRCGRCKPDCCVFHPARGLFFHPRNKNLAIGALIEALLYDSQRERSARFELLHYLEEVADHCTICHKCVKHCPVSIDTGDVSVLEREILMSLGFKHTKVATRATLKYLESRSEGYNAAFRLGVVRLGGFMQRAMAKVLGPLQDQDSAAASYPLQMLRSPLARPDARTLHDVLPRCEPDQALVLEPEGEATATVFYFPGCGSERLFSSVSMAAIHVLLETGTRVVLPPPFICCGFPAYANARTQQHGRQVLRDSILFSQIREMFSYLTFDACVVTCGTCREGLHAMEASKIFGAPVVDAAKFAFDRGLRAPAEGGFLYHTPCHDSLDGKGPQLLRKLGVAEVEAVPHCCSEAGTLALSRPDITDAMLHRKREAVKEALSTRPEGAVMLTNCPSCLQGLSRNAALGAEPRHLTVELARRLSGEDWMEKFEKAAARARPVQF; encoded by the coding sequence ATGGCAGCTCCGACTCCCCGCGAGATCCCCTTCAACTACACCTCGGCCGACGACCGCCAGGCGGTCACCTTCCTGCTCGGTCCGGCGGTCTGGCAGAAGCTGGAGGAGCTGCGGTCCCGGCGCGTGACCGGCCGGAGCGCGCGGCTCCTCATGCGGTTCCTCGGCGAGATCCTGATCCACCGCCGGAACCCCTTCCTCTACGAGGAGCTCATCTCGAGCCGGAGCCGGAGGCGGCGCTTCTTCGACAACATCGCCCAGGACCTCTCGGTGATCGCCGAGAACGCCGCCGAGCCGGAGGTGCGCGACATCCTCGCCGCCTGCCGCAAGCTCCTCGGCGAGTTCCGCAGCGAGGTGGACGACGCGCCCGACTTCCGCGCGCGGCTCAAGAGCCAGCTCGGCGCGGTGGTGGGCAAGGAGAACGTCCTCACCGACCCGTTCACCCTCGTCTCGCACGCCACCGACGCGACCGACTGGCGCCTGCACCTGCCGGTGGCGGTGGTGATGCCGTCGGAGGAGGCGCAGGTCGGGCCGCTCCTCGCCACGATCGGCCAGCTCGGCCTCTCCGCCATCCCGCGCGGCGCCGGCACCGGCCTCACCGGCGGCGCGGTCCCGGTGCGCCCCGGCTGCGTGGTGGTCAACACCGAGAAGCTCGACCGGATCCGCTCGGTCACCGAGCGGAGCTTCACCCTCGCCGACGGGCGGACGGTGAAGAGCGCGGTGATGGAGCTCGAGGCGGGCGTCATCACCGAGCACGCCATGAACCACGCCGCCGAGCGCGGCCTGGTCTTCGCCACCGACCCCACGAGCGCCTGGGCCTGCTCCATCGGCGGCAACATCGCCGAGAACGCCGGCGGCAAGACCTGCGTGCTCTGGGGCACCTGCATCGACAACCTGCTCGCCTGGCGGATGGCCCTGCCCGACGGCAGCCACGTCACCATCCACCGCGTCGATCACCAGCTGCGCAAGATCCTGCCGGCCGACCCGGTCACCTTCGAGGTGCGCGACGCCCGCGGCGAGAAGCTGCGCACCGTCGCCCTCACCGGCGCCGAGATCCGCAAGAACGGCCTCTGGAAGGACATCACCAACAAGGCGCTCAAGGGGCTGCCCGGCGTGCAGAAGGAGGGCACCGACGGCGTCATCACCTCGGCGGCCTTCGTCCTCTACCCCGCCTACGAGCGCTCGACCACGCTCTGCCTCGAGTTCTTCGGCCCGGACATGGACGAGGCGAGCCGGGTGATCCTCGACCTCGCCGAGGCCTTCCCGAACCGCGGCGAGGAGGTGCTGCAGGCGCTCGAGCACTTCGACGACCAGTACGTCCGGGCCATCCAGTACAAGGTGAAGGCGCCGCGGTCGGAGACGCCGAAAGCGGTGCTCCTCATCGACGTGGTGGGCCACGCGCAGGAGCAGGTCGCCCGCGGCGTCGAGACCATCCGCCGCCTGCTCGAGCCGCACGAGAACACCTTCCTGTTCGTCGCCCGCGACGCCGAGGAGGGCACGCGCTTCTGGCAGGACCGCAAGAAGCTCGGCGCCATCGCCAAGCGGACCAACGCCTTCAAGCTGAACGAGGACATCGTCCTCCCGCTCACCGCCCTCGCCGAGTTCGCCCGCTTCTGCGACGCGGTCAACGTGGACGAGGAGCGGCACAACCAGGAGGCGGTGGTGGCCCGGGCGATGGAGGTGCTCGGGCAGGCCGCCGAGGACGAGGCCCAGCTCCTCGCCGGCAAGGTGGCCCGCGCCATCGCCCGCTGCGTGAAGGCCATGGAGGCGCTCCGCGACGCCGGCGAGAAGGAGCTGCGCGCCCTCTCGGTGCTGAAGCAGCTCCGCGAGGACCTCCTCGAGACCGTGGCCGGGTACGAGGGCGTCGAGGCGGCGCTGCAGGCCGCCTACGACGAGGTGCGCGCCCGCCGCATCGTCATCGCCACCCACATGCACGCCGGCGACGGCAACGTGCACGTGAACATCCCGGTGCTCTCGAACGACCGCACCATGATGCGCCGGGCCGAGGCCACGGTGGACCGGGTGATGGAGAAGGTGGACGCGCTCGGCGGCGTCTGCTCCGGCGAGCACGGCATCGGCATCACCAAGATCAAGTACCTCGACCGCGCCATCGTCGAGGAGCTCTCCGCCTACCGGCGCACCGTCGATCCGCGCGGGATGATGAACCCCGGCAAGCTCGAGGACGTGGACGTGCTCGAGCAGGTGTTCACGCCGTCGTTCAACCTCCTCGAGCTCGAGGCCCGCATCCTCCAGCACGGGCAGCTCGGCGAGCTCGCCGCCAAGATCGCCACCTGCGTCCGCTGCGGGCGGTGCAAGCCCGACTGCTGCGTCTTCCACCCGGCGCGCGGCCTCTTCTTCCACCCCCGGAACAAGAACCTCGCCATCGGGGCCCTCATCGAGGCGCTGCTCTACGACTCGCAGCGCGAGCGCTCCGCCCGCTTCGAGCTCCTGCACTACCTCGAGGAGGTGGCCGACCACTGCACCATCTGCCACAAGTGCGTGAAGCACTGCCCGGTGTCGATCGACACCGGCGACGTCTCGGTGCTCGAGCGCGAGATCCTGATGTCGCTCGGCTTCAAGCACACCAAGGTGGCGACGCGCGCGACGCTCAAGTACCTCGAGTCGCGCTCGGAGGGCTACAACGCCGCCTTCCGCCTCGGCGTGGTGCGGCTCGGCGGGTTCATGCAGCGCGCCATGGCGAAGGTGCTCGGGCCGCTCCAGGACCAGGACAGCGCCGCCGCGAGCTACCCGCTCCAGATGCTCCGCTCGCCGCTCGCCCGGCCGGACGCGCGCACCCTGCACGACGTCCTGCCGCGCTGCGAGCCCGACCAGGCGCTGGTGCTCGAGCCGGAGGGCGAGGCGACGGCGACCGTCTTCTACTTCCCCGGCTGCGGCTCGGAGCGGCTCTTCTCGAGCGTCTCCATGGCCGCCATCCACGTGCTGCTCGAGACCGGCACGCGGGTGGTGCTGCCGCCGCCCTTCATCTGCTGCGGCTTCCCGGCCTACGCCAACGCGCGGACCCAGCAGCACGGCCGCCAGGTGCTGCGCGACAGCATCCTCTTCAGCCAGATCCGGGAGATGTTCTCCTACCTGACGTTCGACGCCTGCGTGGTCACCTGCGGCACCTGCCGCGAGGGGCTGCACGCCATGGAGGCGAGCAAGATCTTCGGCGCGCCGGTGGTGGACGCGGCGAAGTTCGCCTTCGACCGCGGCCTGCGCGCCCCGGCCGAGGGCGGCTTCCTGTACCACACCCCCTGCCACGACTCGCTCGACGGCAAGGGGCCGCAGCTCCTGCGCAAGCTCGGCGTCGCCGAGGTCGAGGCGGTCCCGCACTGCTGCTCCGAGGCCGGCACGCTCGCCCTCTCCCGCCCCGACATCACCGACGCCATGCTCCACCGCAAGCGCGAGGCGGTGAAGGAGGCGCTCTCGACGCGCCCCGAGGGCGCGGTGATGCTCACGAACTGCCCGTCCTGCCTGCAGGGGCTCTCGCGCAACGCCGCGCTCGGCGCCGAGCCGCGCCACCTCACGGTGGAGCTCGCCCGCCGGCTCTCCGGTGAGGACTGGATGGAGAAGTTCGAGAAGGCCGCCGCGAGGGCGCGGCCGGTGCAGTTCTAG
- a CDS encoding 2-oxoacid:ferredoxin oxidoreductase subunit beta — translation MSAQDQNRIGLTVLDYRGGKSTLCAGCGHNAISERIVEAMYELGIEPERVAKLSGIGCSSKSPAYFMSRSHAFNALHGRMPSVATGAVLANRRLLALGVSGDGDTASIGIGQFVHLVRRNLPVIYVVEDNGVYGLTKGQFSATADAGAKLRTGAVNPLPPIDLCALAIQLGASYVGRSFSGDKRQLAALLKGAVAHRGTAVLDVISPCVTFNDHAGSTKSYAWMKDHEQPLQELGFVPAYEDIAVEYAPGTALEVTLHDGSRLTLQKLEEEYDPRDRVRALARLAAPPRAGEVLTGLFFVDPAAPTLVDALELVDAPLATLPEEAVRPPPEALRKIVDELR, via the coding sequence GTGAGCGCCCAGGACCAGAACCGCATCGGCCTCACCGTGCTCGACTACCGCGGCGGCAAGAGCACGCTCTGCGCCGGCTGCGGCCACAACGCCATCTCGGAGCGGATCGTCGAGGCGATGTACGAGCTCGGGATCGAGCCGGAGCGGGTGGCGAAGCTCTCCGGCATCGGCTGCAGCTCGAAGAGCCCGGCCTACTTCATGAGCCGCTCGCACGCCTTCAACGCGCTCCACGGCCGCATGCCGTCGGTGGCCACCGGCGCGGTGCTCGCCAACCGGCGGCTGCTCGCGCTCGGCGTCTCGGGCGACGGCGACACCGCGTCGATCGGCATCGGCCAGTTCGTGCACCTCGTCCGGCGCAACCTGCCGGTGATCTACGTGGTGGAGGACAACGGCGTCTACGGGCTCACCAAGGGCCAGTTCTCCGCCACCGCCGACGCGGGGGCGAAGCTCCGGACCGGCGCGGTGAACCCCCTGCCGCCCATCGACCTCTGCGCCCTCGCGATCCAGCTCGGCGCGAGCTACGTGGGGCGCTCCTTCTCCGGCGACAAGCGGCAGCTCGCGGCGCTCCTCAAGGGCGCGGTGGCCCACCGGGGCACCGCGGTGCTCGACGTGATCTCGCCCTGCGTCACCTTCAACGACCACGCGGGCTCGACCAAGAGCTACGCCTGGATGAAGGACCACGAGCAGCCGCTCCAGGAGCTCGGGTTCGTGCCGGCGTACGAGGACATCGCGGTCGAGTACGCGCCGGGGACCGCGCTCGAGGTCACGCTCCACGACGGCTCGCGCCTCACCCTCCAGAAGCTCGAGGAGGAGTACGACCCGCGCGATCGCGTCCGGGCCCTGGCGCGCCTCGCGGCGCCGCCCCGGGCGGGCGAGGTGCTCACCGGGCTCTTCTTCGTGGATCCCGCCGCGCCGACGCTGGTGGACGCGCTCGAGCTGGTGGACGCGCCGCTCGCGACGCTCCCGGAGGAGGCGGTCCGCCCGCCGCCGGAGGCGCTCCGGAAGATCGTGGACGAGCTGCGGTGA
- a CDS encoding acetyl-CoA C-acyltransferase — MREVLVLGAVRTPLGRHGGALASVRPDDLAARALEALVGRAGVPAAEVADVYLGCANQAGEDNRNVARMALLLAGFPVSVPGCTVNRLCGSGLEAVAQAARALLAGEGHLYVAGGVESMSRAPFALAKPERAFPRGAARLEDTALGWRFVNPRLEALGHTDALGVTAEALARRFDLSREAQDRFALGSHARALAAAGAGRFGAELVPVEAAAGRVEADEGPRPGGTLAALARLAPAFAPGGTVTAGNSSPLSDGAAALLLGSAEYARAHGLRPLARLSATAVAGVAPAEMGLGPVPAAARALARAGLGLGDLGRIELNEAFAAQALAVCREWGLDPADPRLNPDGGAIALGHPLGCSGARLAVTAAQALARSPTGPALVALCVGVGQGIAAVLEPA, encoded by the coding sequence ATGCGGGAGGTGCTCGTGCTCGGCGCGGTCCGCACGCCGCTCGGCCGCCACGGCGGCGCGCTCGCGTCGGTGCGGCCGGACGACCTCGCGGCTCGCGCGCTCGAGGCGCTCGTGGGCCGCGCCGGCGTGCCCGCGGCCGAGGTGGCGGACGTCTACCTCGGCTGCGCCAACCAGGCGGGCGAGGACAACCGGAACGTGGCCCGCATGGCGCTGCTCCTCGCCGGCTTCCCGGTGTCGGTCCCGGGCTGCACGGTGAACCGGCTCTGCGGCTCGGGGCTCGAGGCGGTGGCGCAGGCGGCGCGCGCGCTCCTCGCCGGCGAGGGGCACCTCTACGTCGCCGGCGGCGTGGAGTCGATGAGCCGCGCCCCCTTCGCGCTCGCGAAGCCCGAGCGCGCCTTCCCGCGCGGCGCCGCCCGGCTCGAGGACACCGCGCTCGGCTGGCGCTTCGTGAACCCGCGGCTCGAGGCGCTCGGCCACACCGACGCGCTCGGCGTCACGGCCGAGGCGCTGGCGCGCCGCTTCGACCTCTCGCGCGAGGCGCAGGACCGCTTCGCGCTCGGGAGCCACGCGCGCGCCCTGGCGGCGGCCGGCGCGGGGCGGTTCGGCGCGGAGCTCGTCCCGGTCGAGGCCGCGGCGGGGAGGGTGGAGGCGGACGAGGGGCCGCGCCCCGGCGGCACGCTCGCGGCGCTGGCGCGGCTCGCGCCGGCCTTCGCCCCGGGCGGCACGGTGACGGCGGGGAACTCGAGCCCGCTCTCGGACGGCGCGGCGGCGCTGCTCCTCGGCTCGGCGGAGTACGCGCGGGCCCACGGGCTGCGCCCGCTGGCGCGCCTCTCGGCGACCGCCGTGGCCGGCGTGGCCCCGGCGGAGATGGGGCTCGGGCCGGTGCCGGCGGCGGCGCGGGCCCTCGCGCGCGCCGGCCTGGGCCTGGGCGACCTCGGGCGCATCGAGCTCAACGAGGCCTTCGCGGCCCAGGCGCTGGCGGTCTGCCGGGAGTGGGGGCTCGATCCCGCCGATCCGCGCCTCAACCCCGACGGCGGCGCCATCGCGCTCGGCCACCCGCTCGGCTGCTCGGGGGCGAGGCTCGCGGTCACGGCCGCGCAGGCGCTCGCCCGGTCGCCCACCGGGCCGGCGCTGGTCGCGCTCTGCGTCGGGGTGGGGCAGGGGATCGCGGCGGTGCTCGAGCCGGCGTGA
- a CDS encoding VOC family protein has protein sequence MIDHITLKVRDFAKGKAFYQQALGPLGYTVIADFPEAAGMGVGRKPDFWLAAGEPAPGGLHLAFATEDRAQVDAFHAAALAAGATDNGKPGLRPDYHPNYYAAFVKDADGNNVEAVCHKRE, from the coding sequence ATGATCGACCACATCACGCTCAAGGTGCGGGACTTCGCGAAGGGCAAGGCGTTCTACCAGCAGGCGCTCGGGCCGCTCGGCTACACGGTGATCGCCGACTTCCCGGAGGCCGCCGGGATGGGGGTGGGGCGAAAGCCGGACTTCTGGCTCGCGGCCGGCGAGCCGGCGCCGGGCGGGCTCCACCTCGCCTTCGCGACCGAGGACCGGGCGCAGGTGGACGCGTTCCACGCCGCCGCCCTCGCCGCCGGCGCGACCGACAACGGCAAGCCGGGGCTGCGCCCCGACTACCACCCGAACTACTACGCCGCCTTCGTGAAGGACGCCGACGGCAACAACGTCGAGGCGGTCTGCCACAAGCGGGAGTAG